AAGTGGCATTGCAGCAATATATCTTGGTCTCTTCTTTGCAAACAATTGGATAAATCACTTGTGTATCCAAGAATGACAAGCATCAAGTGTGCATTGAAAATAAAGTCAAATGACACAAACACCCCCATAATAGTATGAAATTTTGGCCAATCACTCCTTTGCGAAGCATCTTGTCCAAGAGTGATGATTACATTATAGATCCTGGGATACATAGAAATAATGTTGAACACTTTTTAACGAGAGCCCCACTAAGTATCAACATGCCTACGTAACCCCATCCCTGGATTCATACAACTCCCCCTTTGTAACTCTCCACATTCAAGTAGTTTCATGATATTCTGAAGTCTAGCATCTCAAAGCATGTCATAACACTTACAAGAAACTCCAAGAATGTTTAGCAATAAAGACACTTGATAAGAAAACGACACAATCATCATTTTCTTGGCAACAATAAAGAACAAGCAGGAGTTGACAGGCATAAGGCGACTCTTTCATGATCAATGTTTTCACTCCTTCGTCCTCTCATGTTACTAGGAGCATCATAACCTTGGACACAATTTTGACTTATAGTCAATCCATGTTTGGCAAGTAAGGTTTCAATTACTTCCTTTAGTGACAATGAAGTAGTGGTTACATGAACAACTCCAAGAAAGTGTTCACATGGCCTTCCTACATTATCAACAAAAGGCACGCATAAAGCTAGTTGTTCTGTATGTGATACATTACTAGACTCACCATCTAGAATAGTGTAATGACCATCACCAAGTTCTTCAATGATTTTCTTTCTAGTATGTAGAGCACAACATTGAATAATATGATTTTGTATCTGGTGAGAATTCCATTCGTAATTACCTGGTGCATTCTTCACGACATACTTATTCACCTCCTTATTTGCCACAAGCCATTTCAATAGTTCAACAAAGTTTCCTCTGTTGATAGACCATTCACTTTCATCATGCCCATGAAATGCCAATCCTTGACGAAGAAAAAACTACGAGCATTTAAGTCAACAGTTCAACCCGATCTTATCAAGATGTAGATCCTCACTATTCACCTTCACAAGAAGATCATCAATTTCCACACGGGGATTCAcattatgttatatctctcttgaGTTGCATCATGCACACTTTTACACCACCGACATGCTTATCAAGAGCAACATCTCTATTCCAGTTTCTCTAGCCACCATTAGTAAATGCATTAGTTCCCTTGCCActagttttttttcttctctttgaaCAAGTAGCATACGAAGCAAAATGCAGATTCCTCTTTGATACTATATTCAAGCCGACCATGTTTATGAAGCCAAATGGACTAAATGACTAAACTCTATTCCCGACTGTTTCGAAGTCATGTGCATAAGGTTTGAATGCATGTTTTACGATATATGCTCTCCGAAGTCTGAACTGCGTCTTGATCATGACACGATAACTTGCAATGGGTAGCCATTACCCAAGTTCATTTTTAAGATGACTAAAATCTTAAACCGGCGGTGGTGGTGAGACATCTGCAAGTCGAACTATTGGTTCTTCAGTTTTATCTACCATCACATTCGACATAGACACCACTCATTCTTGAGTTTGGTCTTCAACCACAATTCTCCAATTTGCTCTTCGGCCACATAAGTCGTCCCTGCACATCCTGCACACTACCTTTCTTACATATCTTCGTAGCATTCCTCTAAGAAAGGGAAGCAATGTTTCCGGTCTTGTTCATTATCCAATAATTCTACAATAATAATTACTTTCTATCAATCATAATGACATAAATGAATATATTGTGTGCAAATTTTTTGTGTATGTGTTCATCAGTTCATCTACTTATTGACTGCGTCTTGTCAAATTTGATGTAAAATTCATCTAAATCGGGTATTCAGAGATCAGAGGATGGGGTACCTCTCTCAGAAGAAGGACTGCTCAAGGGATAGGGCGATCAACTCCTGAACTGAATGGCACAACTAAAAAAACGCCAATATGAATGGcgtcccacaagttaaaagcctcAAAATAATTGAAGAGTATAACCGGGGGACCAAAGATGGAAATAAGTTTTTTGAGAAACCAAGGAAGTACTTAAGTTTGAGGGAAGGCCATTGAGTGTAAATAATACCCAATTACTAGCACACTTTTTTCTCTTCCTTTGacacaatggaaaggaaaggtggCATATCAAGTCGCTTACCCCTTCTCTGGTGCTTACTATATACTCTCAAATTCCCAGTGCAGACATCAACTGATGCATTTCAGGAAGCATTCGCTTATGACATCTCACTGGCATGTCAATTATAAGAGAAGCCAAATGTTTCAAGGCTTGGCATGTGAAAAAACCCCGCTAGTGTGGAACCACTGAGATCGTTGTGTGTCAGGTTCAGTTTCTGCAAATTCACTAACTTCTCAAGATTCGAAGGGATCACAATCGACAATGAGTAACTACCCAAATCAAGAAGTTCCTGTAGCTGAACCAATATGTTGTTATCACTTAGTATTTGTCGCTGACAACTCGTTCTTGCTTATATAAAAAATGTTTGATAACCGAGCTTGCCAAATGCGTATATAGGAAGGACGATGGCCTATGACCCATCCCAATACATCTATCTATATAAAATATATTACGAAAATATGTTTGGTGGAATATAACAACAACAGTTTTATAATTAAATAAATATCTTTACTGATGGATTATAACTCTATCAACCATGACAACTAGTTTAGTTCTTTAGGGAAACAAGTTAAGTTAGGATTAGAGGGGATTGCCCCTCTCACACGTTCTGTTAGAGAGTAGGGGGCAGATGCCCCCACCCCATGTCACCGCAATAATATACAAAATTTTCTCACTAAGCCCGTCAAGATGCTATTGTCTgtcctgaccccccccccccataaGCGAGGTTTTGGAGAAGTCTACTTGTTGTAGGTTGAAATTTTTGCCAAACTTTGCCACAACTAGCTCCAGATGGCAAGCTATAGGTCTTGCAAGCTAGCTATGCTACCAAATCCTGCCGATAAGGCATTGTCATTTATGGGCAAACACATGAAATTGATGCATTTGCCCGAGTTTGACGATATCCCGGTGGTATTTTATTCCCAGAGGGAACCAGGTTGTTTAAGCTGACATGGACACCTGACACCGAGAGGTCACAAGTGAAGTGGTTTCCTTCGACCCGCACCCAAAGCAGTAGCCCCTTCTCTCATTGTTACTGCATAATAACAAATTCCCAATGTAGACAACAGTTCATGCATTTTGGAAAGCATTCCCTTATGACATCTCACCGTCAAGTCGATTGTAAGGGAAGTCAATTCATTCAAGGCTTGTCATGTGAGATACCCTGCTAGTGTTGAACCACTAATATCGTTGTGTGACAGGTTCAGTTTTTGCATATTCACTAGCTTCTCAAGATTTGAAGGGATCACAACCTACGATGAGTTACTAATTAGCTCAAGAAGGATCTGTAGCTGAACCAGTATGTTGAGATCACTTTGTATCTGCCCCCAACAACTTGTTCTTTCTTATATTAAGATATGCTTAATAACCGAGCTTGAAAAATACCGACCGACTTAGTCCCCAACAAGGCCATCCTAAGCCATGGTAAGAAGTACGATGGCCTAGGACCTATCTATAAGGGCCCAATACATCTACATACAAAAAATACATTACCGAAAAATGTTTGGTGGAAGATAACACCAACACTTATACAAATAAATGACTTTATTAATGGATAGTAACTACGCCAACCATGACCAAATACTTTATTCTTTTTCTAGGGAAATTAGTTAAGTGGGATTAGATGGGCTTGAACCCCCTCCCATGCCTTATGTtagagttggggggggggggtatgcccccattgtaggggaacgcagtaatttcaaaaaatttcctacgcacacgcaagatcatggtgatgcatagcaacgagaggggagagtgttgtccacgtaccctcgtagaccgaaagtgaaagcgttaatacaacgcggttgatgtagtcgtacgtcttcacgatccgaccgatcaagtaccgaacgcacggcacctccgagttcagcacacgttcagctcgatgacgtccctcgaactccgatccagccaagtgttgagggagagtttcgttagcacgacggcgtggtgacgatgatgatgttctaccgacgcagggcttcgcctaagcaccgctacgatattatcgaggtgtaatatggtggagggggcaccgcacacggctaagagatcaatgatcaattgttgtctctatggggtgcccccctgctcccgtatataaaggatcaaagggggaggtgcggccagccttggggcgcgccaggaggagtcctactctcaccgggagtaggactcccccctttttctagttggattaggacttgggaggggggaaagaggagagggagaagaaggaagggggcgccgcccccttctccttgtcctattcggactaggggggaggggcgcgcggcccagccctagccgcctctcctctcttccacctaggcccactaaggcccattatgttgccggggggttccggtaacctcccggtactccggtaaaatcccgatttcacccggaacacttccgatatccaaacataggcttccaatatatcaatctttatgtctcgaccatttcgagactcctcgtcatgtccgtgatcacatctgggactccgaacaaccttcggtacatcaaaacatataaactcataatataactgtcatcgaaacgttaagcgtgcggaccctatgggttcgagaactatgtagacatgaccgagacacgtctccagtcaataaccaatagcggaacctggatgctcatattggctcccacatattctacaaagatctttatcggtcagaccgcataacaacatacgttgttccctttgtcatcggtatgttacttgcccgagattcgatcgtcggcatctcaatacctagttcaatctcgttaccggcaagtctctttactcgttccgtaatacatcatcccgcaactaactcattagttgcaatgcttgcaaggctttaagtgatgtgcattaccaagtgggcccagagatacctctccgacaatcggagtgacaaatcctaatctcgaaatacgccaacccaacaagtaccttcgaagacacctgtagagcacctttataatcacccagttacgttgtgacgtttgatagcacacaaagtgttcctccggtaaacgggagttgcataatctcatagtcataggaacatgtataagtcatgaagaaagcaatagcaacatactaaatgatcgagtgctaagctaacggaatgggtcaagtcaatcacatcattctcctaatgatgtgatcccgttaatcaaatgacaactcatgtctatggctaggaaacataaccatctttgatcaacgagctagtcaagtagaggcatactagtgacactctgtttgtctatgtattcacacatgtatcatgtttccggttaatacaattctagcatgaataataaacatttatcatgatataaggaaataaataataactttattattgcctctagggcatatttccttcacccatacCCCGCGTGACTACACTATATTTCTTTGACCGTTATTTATATTGGAATACATGTATCCTATATCCATCATTTCTATCTTATAATCACATATAGATAGTGTATTAAGACATTATTTGATAGTGAAACTTACATTTCCTATATTTATGCCTTTATAATGACTTTACAGCATGCATTATATACATGTGAAAGTTCTTCTTTTACCTCATTAAGTTGTTGGGTCCATTACACCCTATTTGCACTAGGCCCTTGAAGATGCTATTGCCGGTCTTTATCCTCGTAAGTGTGTTATCATACAAGTCTAGTTGTTGTAGGTTCAAATTGCCGCCCAAATTTGTCGGATTTATTTAAATATCTATCAAATTTGTTTGGATGGCCGCCGGACATATGGGTGTAGCTTTGAATGGCCGGCTTCCGCATTGGTGTTTATGGATTGGTCCCTCTGTCTGCGGACAGATGCGGTGTCTGGTTTGCGGGTCAGCACTAGAGATGCCCTTCGGAGGGTGAGGGAGAAGAAGACTTTAGGAAGCGGGACCCACGCCCAGCAGGGGAGACATAGTCCTGACTCTTGAATAGGGTGTGCCTATGACAGTGGGGCCTATGCAAGGTGGGTGGTCGTTGCTAGAAGGGCGCCGTGCGCTGTGGACTGGTTATGCTGTATGAGAAATCTGATTAGCTCTCCTCCCTCTGCATTCCCACCCACCTACCGTTCTCCTTCCTCACCTCTGACCTCGTCTCTCAGCTCCTGTACTGTCCGATACTTATAGGCATTAGAAACAGAGCTGCTTTTAAAAAAACAGAGCCTGCTAAATtaccacagagagagagagagagagagagatgggcggTGCCGTGAAGGTGTACGGGGTGGGGGCGTCTCCGTTCGTGGCGACGGTGCTGTTGTGCCTGGAGGAGACGGGCGCAGACTACGAGCTCGTCCCCCTCGACATGGCGGCGCGAGAGCAGAGGACTGAGCACCACCTCTCCCGAAACGTACGTTGGTTCTCCTGAGCTCAACCATCAACCACAGCACCCTACCTTCTTAATCCCATTTTCCCGTGAGAAGTGTTATTAGTCAGGCGCTCTAATCTTCTATCTCATTCCATTTTCTTATGTAAGTTTCTTGTATGCTTCAATCTTGCAGCCTTTCGGCAAGATCCCAGTGTTGGAGGACGGAGAGCTGACACTCTTCGGTATGATATTCACACGCTCAGCACAAATCAGACCATAGCATCAAGTAAACGATGATTAAATTTTCTTTTGCCTTATCGATTAATCCGCACACCGGTAATATATGATCTCAGAATCGCGCGCGATTTCTCGGTACGTGCTCCGCAAGTACGCATCGCCAGGAACCAAGGCCACCGATCTCCTAGGAGAATCCAGCGTCGAGGAATCAGCCATGGTGGACGTGTGGACGGAGGTGGAGGCCCACCAGTACCAGCCGGCCATCGAACACATCGTCCAGCAGTGCGTCATCCTGCCGTTCATCGGCGGCTCGCGAGACCAGGTCGTCGTCGACGAGAGCGTCGGGAAGCTGGAGAAGGTCCTCGACGTGTACGAGGCGCGGCTGTGGACGCACGCATACCTCGCTGGAGATTTCTTCAGCCTCGCCGACCTCGTCCACTTCGGTATTACCTACTACCTGGTGGCCGGCACCGAGTACGCGACGCTGCTGGAGTCGCGCGCGAACGTGTGGGCGTGGTGGGGGCGGATCATGGCCAGGCcgtcggtgaagaaggtggcgCCGTTAATCCACCTCTGGTTGAAGCCGTCTTCGTCTGCTTAAATTTTTGTATTGCAATTCTATTTTGCTAGCTTACCAACCTGACCGCTTGGTCTTCGTCTGGTAAACCGAACATCGTACATTCAGTCTACTAGAATTATATATGCGCGCCTTGCTGCGCGGTTCTATTTTTCTATCGTTATTTGTTCGATTGCTAATTCACGAATAGATTCCTTGCTGCTCTATTTGAGGGTCAGGGGTTGTTGTTCATTTCAGGGGCCTTTTGTGTTTTGCCTTCCATAATTTTGGGGTGAGAACACTCTTTATTGTATTGCAGTATATGGTCAGATGCTAAGACACATCATCATTTAGTTGGTAGGATATTACTCATCTTTTTACAACTATTGTTCTTCACAAAAATGATATGTTAGCAGCACTGCCAGAAACATATCCAAAGTAGTGGTTGGTGTCACGCATGTCCCGGACCTGCAAAGTTAAACCATAGTACTTGAAGGTCAAGATAATATTCATCTGTAAAACTAATTTAAAACTATGATATACATAACTAAGGCTTCCGATTGTAGTATTCATCTACAACAATCGTACAACTCTATTATTTGACCAACCAATATTTCATAACTTACCTTGCAAAACACCAACAATAATGGTCTGCAATAACAGTAAAACGTACAAGGGCAGTGGAAGCGTGAAATACCTGGAAGTTGCAGCATTGCACCAAAGTATATGGCTTCTAGTTTTCAACATCAACCATTCAGATGCGTAGTTAGAATCAAAATAGAAAGAATATATTTGAAATAAAAGCAATGCTTTGCACTGATTAACGACAAGAAAGGGAATGAAGCATGTTTATAACGGTCTCTAAAAGGAAGAGACGGAAATGGGAGGATCGATAAATAATAGTACAAGTGATTGATCTCAGTTTTCATTTGAATATACCATTACTAATACATTAATAAGGTTTGGTCAGCTGTGTACATAAGCGACCTGATGACAATTAACCAAATTATCTGCACAGAAAAACATAGATATCATCTTGTCTTATTGTTTTAGTGCCAATTAAGTTCACTTAGAGACCGTGCTCCTTAGGCGTGGAACCATATGGTAGTTAATACTCCTTCCGTTCTAAAATATAGTACATGCTTTGTTCTGAAAAGTCAAGCGTATCAATGTTTGatcaagtttttttaaaaaaaatcaacatcCACATGTACCTTTGTAGTCTATTTATTTAGTACTTAAGATATTAATAGTTTATTCTAGAAACTTCGTCAGACATGGACATCTTTGACTTTTGAAGAAAACTAATATGCACTGCATTATGGAATAGAGGCAGCATAAGCATGCCATGTATAAACTGTCTGAGGTTGTTAATCCACAAGCACGAACATGATACTCAAGCAGTGGAGCATGAGGCTTTCAGATTGGAACTTTACACGGTGAGATAAAATCCTGGTATAATGTACTACTTGTTAGCCCTGAAGCGAGTGAGATTGAATTTGAATCAGGGTGCCCAAGAaaggatgagagagagagaggaaggatgtATTGGGAGTTGTACTGTAGACCTTGTggaccatggcatgttgatgaaggcgacCAAGTTCTGAAGATGACAACCATCCATGTCCAGCGCCATTGCTAACCATGGCAGCCTACCTTGTCGCCTGCTCCTCTAGGCTCCAAGTGTCGTCGTTGTTGGACATTAATTACCGCACAAAGAAGGGGAGAAAGATGGAGAGATGGCGGGGTGTGCGGCGTGGTGGTGGACAGACAAAGCCCGTGCAACCTTGTGGTGTGGAGGAGGCGGTGTGGGCCAGGCGCCCGTGCAACCATGTGGTGTGAAGAAGGCGTTGATGGACTGGCGCCCTGCAACCATTTGACGCGGAGGTGCAGGTGATGGTCCGAGTGCCTGTGCAACTGTGTGGTGCGGAGGAGGTAGTGATGGCTCGGGCGTACGGCCATGAGAGAATGGGAGAAAGATGGAGAGATGGGCGAGGCATGTGGCGTGGTGGTGGACCGACGGCGCCCATGCAGCCATGTGACGTAGAGGAGGCGGTGATGGGCCAAGCTGGGGGTGACCATGCGGGTGTGCGATGGTACATCACTTTGATAGACATGAATATAGTTGGCCGCATCATTAATTTCCCTCATATCAGTTGTACATGAGCAGCATGCAACCCTTTTTTTCTCGCAAAAAAGTAGTCCATCTGATCTAAAATAAATGTCGTGATTTTATTCAGAGAGTAAGTGACACGTAACTCATCAAATGTTGGACACACATAGTTGGATGGTTTACCCAAACAGTAAAGAATATCTActattggatggttaggaggacattgGTATCCCTGCCCATCAGAGTTCAAGTCTCAGACTTGACATTAGTGCTCGCGTTTTCATGGATTTATTCTAGGCCTTTTGGTGATGTGCGTTCAATGGGAGTAGACTTTCCCGTGGACTACGAAGGCGTCtgtggcgacttcgtcaatcttaagatgatgtgctcactcagtctctcgaaggtgctcatgaTAGGATGTGCATGCGTGCATTTATAGGGATGATTGTATGCTTGTATATGTGAGTTGGTTCCATTGTACCGTGTAAAAAAAACAATACCTACTCACATTGTAAAATACCATGGTTCTCTTGAGAAAACTAAGTGATTCTTCTATGCAAATAAGTGACGTGGTCACTTGAGCCTTCCCAGCCCCAGAGCGCTCACAGCGTTTCAAATCAAGGGAGCTTAGATATTGTAGTGATATATGTGTCTCCATTGAGTTTTATACTGCCTTGGTGTATTGACCCACATGTCAGTAACAATAGTGTTTTTATAATCACGTTCAAGGCATCACACACGTTGCATT
This DNA window, taken from Triticum aestivum cultivar Chinese Spring chromosome 1D, IWGSC CS RefSeq v2.1, whole genome shotgun sequence, encodes the following:
- the LOC123165834 gene encoding probable glutathione S-transferase GSTF1 translates to MGGAVKVYGVGASPFVATVLLCLEETGADYELVPLDMAAREQRTEHHLSRNPFGKIPVLEDGELTLFESRAISRYVLRKYASPGTKATDLLGESSVEESAMVDVWTEVEAHQYQPAIEHIVQQCVILPFIGGSRDQVVVDESVGKLEKVLDVYEARLWTHAYLAGDFFSLADLVHFGITYYLVAGTEYATLLESRANVWAWWGRIMARPSVKKVAPLIHLWLKPSSSA